Part of the Pseudomonas abietaniphila genome is shown below.
ATGAGGTGGGCAATCTTGCGTGTGATCACGCTGGTCTTGCCGGAGCCAGCACCGGCGAGCACCAAAAGAGGGCCGCCGACGTAGTTCACGGCTTCTTGTTGCCGGGGATTGAGTCGGGACATGAGGAAATAGAGGGATCGTTTGAAAAATGGGCGGGCATTTTAACAGGGTCGACGGATTGTGGAGCGACCGTCCGACACTGTGATGCGCCACGCTATCTATATTTCCCCGTTTTGTTACATTTGCGCATCGCGCGGATGAGTGTCGCGTTTGATGGCCCTCATTTGAGTGGGCATCAATGTCTTTGGATTGGTTGGGGAACTAGCTTGGCTACGCCTGTCGAACCCTTGCGTTTGCTGCTTCTGGCGGACACGCCGGAATGGTCAGCGTTATTACGCGAGTGCCTGGCGCCCCTCGGGGATACCGTGTTTCTCGACTGCGCGTCGAGCTGGGACGCTATTGGCGATGCCGCCGATCCCTCCCACGCGTTCATTCTCTTCACCACGCCCGCGCTGCAACCGACGGCGGGGCAATGCAGCTGGCCAACGGTGCTGTTGTTCGACGCCGAGCCTGACGTAGAGCCGGTGGGCGTGGCTGACTGGCTGGTGCGCGAATTCCTGACCCCTCAAAGCGTGCGCCGTTGCCTGCGTCACGTGCGCGAACGCGGTCTGCTGGAAAACACCCTGCAACGCCTCGCCGAACAGGACCCGCTGACCGGCATTGCCAACCGCCAGGGTTTTCAGACCTTGCTCGCGGCTCGCCTGGTCGAGTTCGACGGGCGCGGGCTGGCGCTGGGGCATCTGGACCTGGACAACTTTCGCCGCGCCAATGACGCACTCGGCCATCAAGCGGGTGACCGGCTGATCCTTCAGGTTGTGGCGCGGTTGAAAAGTCAGCTCGAGGCCTGCGATCAACTCGCGCGCCTGGGCAGCGATGAGTTCGCCCTGCTGATCGACACTCGCCGCGCGCCGGAACGAGCGGAGTGGATGGCCGAGCGCATCACCGAGGCCTTGTCCGAGCCGTATTGGGTCGACGGCGAAAGCCTGCTGATCGGGTGCAGCCTGGGCATCGCCCACGCCCGGGCCGACGCGGGCGCCGATCCCTTGATGTGGCATGCCCACATCGCCATGCAGCAGGCCAAAAGCACGCAGGGCTGCACCTTTCATGTGTTCAACGAGCGCATCAACCGCAACGCCCGCAGCCTCGCGGACCTGGAAAGCGAACTGCGTCGGGCCTTGCGACGCGACGAGCTGGAGCTGCATTACCAGCCGAGACTGTGCCTGAACAGCGGGAAAATTCTGGGGCTGGAGGCGCTGGTGCGTTGGCGTCACACCGAACGCGGATTGCTGCCGCCCAGCGAGTTTGTGCCGTTGGCCGAGCAAAGCGGACTGATCGTGCCGCTGGGTTACTGGGTGATTTCCCGGGCGCTGCGGGATATGCAGACGCTGCGCGAAAAAGGCCTGCCGCCGCTGCACATGGCGATCAACCTGTCGTTCCGCCAGTTTCAGGACAATCAGCTACTGACGACCCTGAGCCGTTTGATCGAAGATCGCGGCGTGGACGCGCAGTGGCTGGAATTCGAACTCACCGAAACCGCGGTCATGCGCCGCAGTGACCTGGTCAAACAGACCATGGACGCATTGGGCCGACTGGGTGTGCGGTTCTCCCTGGATGACTTCGGTACCGGGTTCTCGTCGTTCGTGCACCTGAATAGCCTGCCAATCACCTTGCTCAAGATCGACAAGAGCTTTGTCGGTGAGATGGAGCAGCGCGAAGAGAACCGCAAGCTGGTCCACGCCATGATCAACCTGGCGCACAACCTGAGCCTGGAAGTCGTCGCCGAAGGCGTCGAGACCCCGGAACAACTGGCGTTGCTGCGCAGTTTCAATTGCGATCAGGCGC
Proteins encoded:
- a CDS encoding putative bifunctional diguanylate cyclase/phosphodiesterase, yielding MATPVEPLRLLLLADTPEWSALLRECLAPLGDTVFLDCASSWDAIGDAADPSHAFILFTTPALQPTAGQCSWPTVLLFDAEPDVEPVGVADWLVREFLTPQSVRRCLRHVRERGLLENTLQRLAEQDPLTGIANRQGFQTLLAARLVEFDGRGLALGHLDLDNFRRANDALGHQAGDRLILQVVARLKSQLEACDQLARLGSDEFALLIDTRRAPERAEWMAERITEALSEPYWVDGESLLIGCSLGIAHARADAGADPLMWHAHIAMQQAKSTQGCTFHVFNERINRNARSLADLESELRRALRRDELELHYQPRLCLNSGKILGLEALVRWRHTERGLLPPSEFVPLAEQSGLIVPLGYWVISRALRDMQTLREKGLPPLHMAINLSFRQFQDNQLLTTLSRLIEDRGVDAQWLEFELTETAVMRRSDLVKQTMDALGRLGVRFSLDDFGTGFSSFVHLNSLPITLLKIDKSFVGEMEQREENRKLVHAMINLAHNLSLEVVAEGVETPEQLALLRSFNCDQAQGYLISHPLALPELLNYLMFDEGKGRLTQSV